DNA from Nocardioides seonyuensis:
ACGACGTCGCCCAGGACATCGGCGCCACGCTGATCTCCGCCTTCCTCAACGAGACCGGGGAGGCGCCCGAGCAGGACACCGCCCCTGGTGTCGACGAGGTCCACGTGATCTACACGCGGTTCCGCTCGATGCTCAGCCAGGAGCCCACCGCGGTGCGGCTGCTGCCCCTCGAGGTCGTGGAGGGCGAGGAGAAGCCGGCGGCCGAGGACGTGCTGCCGCTCTACGAGTTCGAGCCGTCGCCCAGCGACGTCCTGGACTCACTGCTGCCGCGCTACGTGCAGAGCCGGATCTTCTTCGCCCTGCTGCAGGCGGCCGCCTCCGAGCTGGCCGCTCGCCAGAAGGCGATGAAGGCTGCCACCGACAACGCCGACGAGCTCATCAAGAAGTACAAGCGCATCGCCAACCAGGCTCGCCAGGCTGGCATTACCCAGGAAATCAGCGAGATCGTCGGTGGCGTCAACGCCCTCGCCGACGCACAAGCCGGGAGTGAATGAGATATGACTGCCACAATCAACGAGTCCGCAGAGACCACGGCGGGCGGCTCCACGGGCCGCATCGCGCGGGTCATCGGCCCGGTCGTGGACATCGAGTTCCCGACCGACGGGATGCCTGCCATCTACAACGCACTGACGTGCGAGTTCGAGCTGAGCGGCGAGACCAAGACGATCATCCTCGAGGTCGCCCAGCACATCGGCGACGGCATGGTCCGCGCCATCTCGATGAAGCCCACCGACGGCCTGGTCCGCGGCGGTCAGGTCATCGACACCGGCGAGTCGATCACGGTGCCGGTGGGCGACGCCACGCTCGGCAAGGTGTTCAACACCACCGGTGACGTCCTCAACCTCGAGGAGGGCGAGACCTTCGAGCCCGCCGAGCGCTGGGGCATCCACCGCAAGGCGCCGGCCTTCGACCAGCTGGAGTCCAAGACCCAGATGTTCGAGACCGGCATCAAGGTCATCGACCTGCTCACCCCCTACGTGCAGGGCGGCAAGATCGGCCTGTTCGGCGGCGCGGGCGTCGGCAAGACCGTGCTCATCCAGGAGATGATCGCGCGAGTCGCCAAGGACCACGGCGGTGTGTCGGTGTTCGCCGGCGTCGGTGAGCGCACCCGTGAGGGCAATGACCTCATCGTCGAGATGGAGGAGGCCGGAGTCCTCGGACAGACGGCCCTCGTCTTCGGCCAGATGGACGAGCCGCCGGGCACGCGTCTGCGCGTGGCCCTCTCGGCGCTCACGATGGCGGAGTACTTCCGCGACGTGAAGAAGCAGGACGTGCTGCTCTTCATCGACAACATCTTCCGCTTCACCCAGGCCGGCTCCGAGGTCTCCACGCTGCTCGGTCGCATGCCGTCCGCGGTGGGCTACCAGCCCAACCTCGCCGACGAGATGGGTCAGCTGCAGGAGCGCATCACCTCGACCCGCGGTCACTCGATCACCTCGCTGCAGGCGATCTACGTCCCCGCCGACGACTACACCGACCCGGCGCCGGCCACGACGTTCGCGCACCTGGACGCCACGACCGAGCTCTCGCGTGAGATCGCCTCGCTCGGCATCTACCCTGCGGTGGACCCGCTGACGTCGACCTCGCGGATCCTCGACCCGCAGTACATCGGCCAGGCCCACTACGACTGCGCGATCCGCGTGAAGCAGATCCTGCAGCGCAACAAGGAGCTCCAGGACATCATCGCGATCCTCGGTGTCGACGAGCTCTCCGAAGAGGACAAGATCATCGTCTCGCGGGCTCGGCGCATCCAGCGGTTCCTCTCGCAGAACACCTACGTCGCCAAGCAGTTCACCGGCATCGAGGGCTCGACCGTTCCGGTTGCCGACACCATCGAGGCGTTCAACAAG
Protein-coding regions in this window:
- a CDS encoding F0F1 ATP synthase subunit gamma, producing MALSVREYRARIKSTESMKKITRAMELIAASRIIKAQQRAQAAAPYARELTRAVSAVATFSNVDHALTVEPENPTKAAILIVTSDRGLAGAYSSSVLKEAERLIEKLKGEGKDVDLYISGRKGEAYFKFRQRPIVQAWTGFSDQPTYDVAQDIGATLISAFLNETGEAPEQDTAPGVDEVHVIYTRFRSMLSQEPTAVRLLPLEVVEGEEKPAAEDVLPLYEFEPSPSDVLDSLLPRYVQSRIFFALLQAAASELAARQKAMKAATDNADELIKKYKRIANQARQAGITQEISEIVGGVNALADAQAGSE
- the atpD gene encoding F0F1 ATP synthase subunit beta → MTATINESAETTAGGSTGRIARVIGPVVDIEFPTDGMPAIYNALTCEFELSGETKTIILEVAQHIGDGMVRAISMKPTDGLVRGGQVIDTGESITVPVGDATLGKVFNTTGDVLNLEEGETFEPAERWGIHRKAPAFDQLESKTQMFETGIKVIDLLTPYVQGGKIGLFGGAGVGKTVLIQEMIARVAKDHGGVSVFAGVGERTREGNDLIVEMEEAGVLGQTALVFGQMDEPPGTRLRVALSALTMAEYFRDVKKQDVLLFIDNIFRFTQAGSEVSTLLGRMPSAVGYQPNLADEMGQLQERITSTRGHSITSLQAIYVPADDYTDPAPATTFAHLDATTELSREIASLGIYPAVDPLTSTSRILDPQYIGQAHYDCAIRVKQILQRNKELQDIIAILGVDELSEEDKIIVSRARRIQRFLSQNTYVAKQFTGIEGSTVPVADTIEAFNKIADGEYDHVAEQAFFMCGGLDDVEAKWAEIQKSL